In Streptomyces capitiformicae, one genomic interval encodes:
- a CDS encoding extracellular solute-binding protein, with translation MATLAGCGATETNGPGVTLKLVAADYGDSKDNSSEKYWDALVEAYEKDNPGVTVDVTVLSWNDVDREVKKMVDAGEAPDMAQIGTYADYADADKLYEVDDLLSIPVQANFLSQLADAGKVRRIPYGMPFAASTRVLFYNKELFAEAGIKSAPRDWKELAADAEALNKAGVKIPYALPLGPEEAQAEAMQWLVSGGTGYVDNVGTYQLDSEESVRTFTWLQDELVAKGLTGSTAPAKLNRADAFAAFARGEVGMLNGHPSLTRIAADQGVDYGTAAMPGVDGRARATMGVTDWMMAFKQNGNREEIGHFLDYVYSDKNVLAFAREYDLLPVTSSASATMAADQDDADLAPFLDELPTAEFYPAGKTSWATVSAAVKQRIGRAVDPNAKPRAVLEQLQQTASTADQRSGS, from the coding sequence ATGGCGACGCTTGCGGGCTGCGGCGCCACCGAGACGAACGGCCCGGGAGTCACCCTGAAGCTGGTCGCCGCCGACTACGGCGACTCCAAGGACAACAGCTCCGAGAAGTACTGGGACGCACTCGTCGAGGCATACGAAAAGGACAACCCGGGCGTCACGGTCGACGTCACCGTCCTCTCCTGGAACGACGTCGACCGTGAGGTCAAGAAGATGGTCGACGCGGGCGAGGCACCCGACATGGCGCAGATCGGCACCTACGCCGACTACGCCGACGCCGACAAGCTCTACGAGGTCGACGACCTGCTCTCCATACCCGTCCAGGCCAACTTCCTCTCCCAGCTCGCCGACGCCGGCAAGGTACGGCGGATCCCGTACGGGATGCCGTTCGCGGCTTCTACGCGCGTGCTCTTCTACAACAAGGAGCTTTTCGCGGAGGCGGGCATCAAGAGCGCCCCGCGCGACTGGAAGGAGCTGGCGGCCGACGCCGAGGCTCTGAACAAGGCCGGGGTGAAGATCCCGTACGCCCTGCCGCTCGGCCCGGAGGAGGCGCAGGCCGAGGCCATGCAGTGGCTGGTCAGCGGCGGGACCGGCTACGTCGACAACGTTGGCACGTATCAACTGGACTCAGAGGAGAGCGTCCGGACCTTCACCTGGCTCCAGGACGAACTCGTCGCCAAGGGCCTCACCGGGTCCACCGCCCCCGCCAAGCTCAACCGCGCCGACGCCTTCGCCGCCTTCGCCCGCGGCGAGGTCGGCATGCTCAACGGCCACCCCAGCCTGACGCGCATCGCCGCCGACCAGGGTGTCGACTACGGCACGGCCGCCATGCCGGGCGTCGACGGCCGGGCCCGCGCCACCATGGGCGTCACCGACTGGATGATGGCCTTCAAGCAGAACGGCAACCGCGAGGAGATCGGCCACTTCCTCGACTACGTCTACAGCGACAAGAACGTCCTCGCCTTCGCCCGCGAGTACGACCTGCTGCCCGTGACCTCCTCCGCCTCCGCGACCATGGCCGCCGACCAGGACGACGCCGACCTCGCCCCCTTCCTCGACGAACTCCCCACCGCCGAGTTCTACCCCGCCGGCAAGACCTCCTGGGCCACCGTCAGCGCCGCCGTCAAGCAGCGCATCGGCCGCGCGGTCGACCCGAACGCGAAGCCCCGGGCGGTACTGGAACAACTCCAGCAGACGGCTTCCACGGCGGACCAGCGGTCGGGATCGTAG
- a CDS encoding ROK family protein — translation MRHVIALDVGGTGMKAALVGADGELLYQARLATGRERGPDAVVASILDFAAELRAHGERHFGEPAAAAGVAVPGIVDAERGTAVYAANLGWRDVPLRALLTERLDGIPVALGHDVRTGGLAEGRVGAGRGADRYLFVALGTGIAGAIGVDGRVEAGAHGFAGEIGHIVVRPGGTPCPCGQRGCLERFASAAAVSQAWAEVSGDPEADAADCAKAVESGDPLAEAVWRRAVDALADGLITALTLLDPRTLIIGGGLAEAGNTLFTPLRAAVEHRVTFQKIPTIVPATLGDTAGCRGAGLLAWDLLSPTDPSEATP, via the coding sequence GTGAGACATGTCATCGCCCTCGATGTGGGCGGCACCGGGATGAAAGCCGCGCTGGTCGGGGCAGACGGCGAGCTGCTGTACCAGGCGCGCCTCGCTACCGGGCGCGAACGCGGTCCGGACGCCGTCGTCGCGTCCATCCTCGACTTCGCCGCCGAGCTGCGCGCCCACGGCGAGCGGCACTTCGGCGAGCCCGCGGCGGCCGCCGGTGTCGCCGTCCCCGGCATAGTCGACGCCGAGCGGGGCACGGCCGTCTACGCGGCCAACCTCGGCTGGCGCGATGTCCCGCTGCGCGCCCTCCTCACCGAGCGCCTCGACGGAATCCCCGTCGCCCTCGGCCACGACGTCCGCACCGGCGGGCTTGCCGAAGGGCGCGTGGGCGCGGGCCGGGGCGCGGACCGCTACCTCTTCGTGGCGCTCGGCACCGGGATCGCCGGCGCGATCGGCGTCGACGGCCGGGTGGAGGCGGGGGCGCACGGTTTCGCGGGCGAGATCGGCCATATCGTCGTGCGCCCTGGGGGCACCCCCTGCCCCTGCGGCCAGCGCGGCTGCCTGGAACGGTTCGCCTCCGCGGCGGCGGTGAGCCAGGCCTGGGCCGAGGTCTCGGGCGACCCGGAGGCGGACGCGGCGGACTGCGCCAAGGCCGTGGAGTCCGGCGACCCCTTGGCGGAGGCGGTCTGGCGCCGCGCGGTGGACGCCCTCGCCGACGGCCTGATCACCGCCCTCACCCTCCTGGACCCTCGCACCCTGATCATCGGCGGCGGTCTGGCGGAAGCGGGCAACACCTTGTTCACCCCTCTACGGGCAGCCGTAGAACACCGAGTGACCTTCCAGAAGATCCCGACCATCGTCCCGGCCACCCTCGGCGACACAGCGGGCTGCCGCGGCGCCGGCCTCCTGGCCTGGGATCTCCTCTCCCCCACGGACCCTTCGGAGGCAACCCCCTGA
- the nagA gene encoding N-acetylglucosamine-6-phosphate deacetylase, with translation MPKGARGSVESAATAAWARQAPTHPQPPLNAPYVLEGATVVLPTGPVQNGRVIIDGTQITTTAPENAPTIDVRNHWLLPGFVDIHNHGGGGASFTSGTVEDVLKGIHTHRTHGTTTLVASTVTGDMDGLVQRAGLLSELAEQGDVAGIHFEGPFISPCRKGAHSEELLRDPDPADVRRLIDAARGRAAMVTLATELPGGLDSVRLLAEHGVIAAIGHTDATYEQTVQAIDAGATVATHLFNAMPPLGHREPGPIAALLEDERITVELINDGTHLHPASLQLAFRHAGADRVAFITDAMDAAGFGDGRYWLGPLEAEVADGVARLVESGTIAGSTLTLDRAFKRAVTLDHLPVKDVVAALSANPAKLLGMYDRVGSLEPGKDADLVLLDADFDVKGVMRKGEWVVDPQLN, from the coding sequence ATGCCCAAAGGGGCGCGGGGCAGTGTCGAATCTGCGGCTACCGCCGCGTGGGCACGACAAGCCCCCACCCACCCGCAGCCGCCACTCAACGCCCCCTACGTCCTCGAGGGCGCCACCGTCGTCCTCCCCACCGGCCCTGTGCAAAACGGCCGAGTGATCATCGACGGCACCCAAATCACCACCACCGCCCCAGAGAACGCCCCCACCATCGACGTACGAAACCACTGGCTACTGCCAGGATTCGTCGACATCCACAACCACGGTGGCGGCGGAGCCTCCTTCACCTCGGGCACGGTCGAAGACGTACTCAAGGGCATCCACACCCACAGAACACACGGCACCACCACCCTCGTCGCCTCCACCGTCACCGGCGACATGGACGGCCTCGTCCAACGCGCCGGCCTCCTCTCCGAGCTGGCCGAACAGGGCGACGTGGCCGGTATCCACTTCGAGGGCCCGTTCATCTCCCCGTGCCGCAAGGGCGCCCACTCCGAGGAACTCCTCCGCGACCCGGACCCGGCGGACGTCCGCAGACTGATCGACGCGGCGCGCGGCCGGGCCGCGATGGTGACGCTCGCCACCGAACTCCCGGGCGGCCTCGACTCCGTACGCCTCCTCGCCGAGCACGGCGTCATCGCGGCGATCGGCCACACGGACGCGACGTACGAGCAGACGGTTCAGGCCATCGACGCGGGCGCGACCGTTGCGACGCACCTGTTCAACGCGATGCCCCCGCTGGGCCACAGGGAGCCGGGCCCCATCGCGGCCCTCCTCGAAGACGAACGCATCACGGTGGAGCTGATCAACGACGGCACCCATCTGCACCCGGCCTCGCTCCAGCTGGCGTTCCGTCACGCGGGCGCCGACCGGGTGGCGTTCATCACGGACGCCATGGACGCGGCGGGCTTCGGCGACGGCCGCTACTGGCTCGGCCCGCTGGAGGCCGAGGTCGCGGACGGCGTGGCCCGCCTGGTGGAGAGCGGCACGATCGCCGGCTCGACCCTGACCCTGGACCGCGCCTTCAAACGGGCGGTCACCCTCGACCACCTGCCCGTCAAGGATGTCGTCGCCGCCCTCTCCGCCAACCCGGCGAAGCTGCTGGGCATGTACGACAGGGTGGGCTCCCTGGAACCCGGCAAGGACGCGGACCTCGTACTCCTCGACGCGGACTTCGACGTGAAGGGCGTCATGAGGAAGGGCGAGTGGGTGGTGGATCCCCAACTGAACTGA
- a CDS encoding 1-phosphofructokinase, protein MILTVTLNTALDITHRVRDLRPHTTHRVTEVTERPGGKGLNVARVLAALGHEVTVTGFVGGATGRSLQEQLARIPGVVDALVPIGGSTRRTIAVVDATGDTTQLNEPGPLIAPAEWLAFQEAYEHLLRSASAVALCGSLPPGIPVGAYAILIRTARTLAVPVLLDTSGEPLRRGLAARPDIVKPSAEELAELTGSHEPSRATRDARRRGAQSVVASLGPDGLLAHTPEGHWRATPPHHFHGNPTGAGDSAVAGLLSALVQHLPWPTRLTHAVALSAATVVTPAAGEFDHEVYEQLLGQVAVTGEVTAA, encoded by the coding sequence GTGATCCTCACGGTCACACTGAACACCGCTCTCGACATCACCCACCGCGTACGCGACCTCAGGCCCCACACCACCCACCGTGTGACCGAGGTGACCGAACGGCCCGGCGGCAAGGGCCTGAACGTGGCCCGGGTGCTGGCGGCCCTCGGCCACGAGGTGACGGTCACGGGGTTCGTCGGGGGCGCGACGGGACGGTCCCTGCAGGAGCAACTGGCACGCATACCGGGCGTGGTGGACGCACTGGTGCCCATCGGAGGTTCAACCCGCCGGACGATCGCCGTGGTCGACGCCACCGGTGACACAACTCAACTCAACGAGCCCGGCCCACTCATCGCCCCCGCCGAGTGGCTGGCCTTCCAGGAGGCGTACGAGCACCTGCTGCGCTCCGCCTCGGCGGTGGCCCTGTGCGGCAGCCTGCCGCCGGGGATACCGGTGGGCGCGTACGCGATCCTGATCCGCACGGCACGCACCCTGGCCGTGCCGGTCCTCCTGGACACCAGCGGCGAACCCCTGCGCCGGGGACTGGCCGCTCGCCCCGACATCGTGAAGCCGAGCGCCGAAGAACTGGCCGAACTCACCGGCTCCCACGAGCCGTCCCGCGCCACCCGCGACGCCCGCCGCCGCGGCGCCCAGTCGGTCGTCGCGTCCCTCGGCCCTGACGGCCTCCTCGCCCACACCCCCGAAGGCCACTGGCGCGCCACCCCACCCCACCACTTCCACGGCAACCCCACCGGCGCCGGCGACTCAGCGGTAGCAGGCCTCCTCTCGGCCCTGGTGCAACACCTACCGTGGCCGACCCGCCTCACCCACGCGGTCGCCCTGTCGGCGGCGACCGTGGTGACCCCGGCAGCAGGCGAGTTCGACCACGAGGTGTACGAGCAGCTGCTGGGTCAGGTGGCGGTGACGGGGGAGGTCACGGCGGCGTAG